Genomic window (Chryseobacterium bernardetii):
CCCGTCCGTCTTCTTCTGTACGGATCACCTTAATGCTTCCCGATACAATAAGCGGAATATAATTGACATAGGAATCAATATCTAAAATGACGCTGCCCGCAGGGAACAATTTTAAGTCCCGGCTCTCCGCAATTTCTTTCCTGAATTCCGGATCTGATATTTCATGAATATTCATTCTCAAATATAAATATAATTAAGCATATACTCTTTTTCCTATTAACCATTTCCACTTTGCCCATTCAATAATCAATTTAATTATTTCAGATTAAACCAGGAACATAGCAGTATTGATATATATAACAATATAACTTTTAGCATTTATAACTATACAGTTGTTTAAACTTTAAGGTACCACAAAAGCTTTCCTTTTAAAAATACCTAAATTCACTTAAGTAAGTTTAAACAGCTTCTATAATACATTCGGTTCTCTCTTCAAGATAGTTGAAACAATTAGAAATAAGATAATGAGCAGATATCTATATATTTTAAAAAAAAGCATCTTATTTTAGAGAAAAATAAAATGGGGCAAAATTGGACATACATATTTTCAGCCAGGCATAAAACGCTGAAATTAACGGCATTAAAACCCAATTCAACATCTCAATATTTTAATAGAATATTACGAATTATTTATTTTTTTTCAAATATAAATGTATTTTCTTATTTTTTTCATAAAAAAAAGTTATATTTGACTTACACAAAATAACACCTTAACATGAAAACAAAATTTACGCAATTCAGTGCTATTCTGATTTCCGGATTCTCTCTTGCCCAGGTAGGCTTCAATACAACTTTACCAAAAACAACCGTGGATGTATCTGCTAAAAGAGATAATTCAGGAGTGATTACGGATAACACCCAAACATTCGGGTTACAGGCTCCGAGGCTTACAAGAGCAGAGCTTACCGCCAATACTGCTACCTATAGTAGCGATCAGAGTGGAGCATTAATCTATATTACGGATGTTACTGGTGGAGATGCTACGGGACAACGTATCAATGTTACTGCTATCGGCTATTATTATTTTGATGGAACTGTATGGCAAAGAATTACACAGGCAACCAATGCTATCTCTCCCGCCATTTCTGCATTACAGTGTACTACAGCTTATTTAAATCCTTCTACATATACTGCCGGTACTCCTTACAGCGGAAACCTGAGAATTACTTATACCGGAGGAAACGGAGGTTCGTATAATTCCGGTACTCCTTTTACAGTAAACGGATTAACGTTTCAGCTAAGACCCGGAACGTTAGAGTTTGGTGGTGGCGAACTGGTATTCTCTGTGAGTGGAACTCCTACCACCAACAATGATATGAGTCTTCCTATAACCAGCACTGCAGTTCCTTTCTTAACAGCAGGACAAAACTGTACCGCTACAGTGGGAAATACCAGCCGTGCCGACATTTCATCTGTAGCTGTAATGGGATACCCTACCCTAACAACCGATCCCAACGGGAAACAAGCCTATACTTTACCTCTTGCCAGCCCGGATGGTAAGTATTCGATCAGGGTAATGTTTGATACCACAAGCGGTACCACCCTTGCCAATCCTAACGTACAATTATTTAATAATACAGGTTCCACCGTTAATCTGTATTGGAATTATAATACCGAATATGGAGGCTATATTGGTGCAGCGGTAACAACAAACAATATTACTTCAGGAGTATGGGGCGGTATGGCAGATGCAACAGCTACCTGGTATCCTCAAGGCACAGGGGCAATGGGTAATGCGTACTGGGGGAATCTAGGGATTATAGATGGATCCGGCGGCGGACCTGAACATAGAAGATATACATGGATAGACAGTAATGCTTCTTTAAAAACCGCTTATACCGCAACCATTATGGTAGGAGCTCCCACTTCTGGTAATGCCCAGCCCAACCTTTCTAAAATATTCATAAAGCTGGAGCAGGTAAAAGCACAATAATATAAAAAACAATATAAAAGAGGCCGTCTCACAACTCGTGAAAACGGCCTTTTTTTTTGTGAAATTTCCATACATTCCTGTACGAGAAAGGGGTTTCTTTTAAACGATTCTCAACCCACATCATCTAGTTGTGATACCCTTCCTTTTCTTTTTGCTCCCTGATATCCTGATAAATCATCTGCCCTTTTGAACAAAGTTAATTAGGACTTTTAAACAAACCCACACAAAGGGAACCGTGCTAATTTTGTCTTATTAATAAACAAATAAATATATTCAAAATGGCAAAGAAAAATTATCAGGGAGCTCTACAGCAACCTATCAACTCAGGCTTCAATTCAAAATCAACAGCAGATGAAGTCATTAAAAATATTGACCTTACCGGCAAAACAGCTATTGTAACAGGTGGAAATACAGGAATTGGATTGGAAACTACACGTGTATTGGCTGCAGCCGGAGCCTTTGTGATTGTACCTGCAAGAGATATAGAAAAAGCCAAGAAAAACCTGAAGGGAATTCCCAATGTAGAAATTGCCTCTATGGATTTAATGTCTCCTTCATCTATTAAAAAGTTTACAGAGGATTTTATTGCTTCAGAAAGGTCTTTACACTTATTGATAAACAATGCCGGTATTATGTGGGTACCATTACGCAGAGATGAGCGGGGTATAGAATCACAACTGGCCACCAACTATTTAGCTTTATTTCAACTTACTTCCCAATTATGGCCTGCCTTGGTAAAAGCCAATGGAGCAAGAGTAATCAACCTATCTTCCCATGGGCATCATTTTGCTCCTTTTGATTTTAATGATCCTAATTTCCTTCATAGAGAATATGAAACCTTGCAAGGCTACGGACAATCCAAAACAGCCGTTAATCTTTTTTCAATGGAACTGGACGTGCGTGGACAATCATCCCATGTAAGAACTTATGCAGTTCACCCCGGCTCTATTGGAGGAACTGAATTAGGCAGAGAAGCTCCATTAGAACTGTTTCAAAAAATGGGATTTGTAGATGCGGAGGGCAATATGCTGCCAGAAATAGCAGCATCACTAAAAACTATTCCACAAGGTGCTGCCACAACGGTATGGTGTGCAACAAGCCCTTTATTGGAGCATATTGGCGGAATATATTGTGAAGATGGGGATGTTGCTGAACAATCATCAGATATTGCTCATCAAAAAGGGGTAAATCCTTATTCGCTGGATGAAAGCAGTGCAAAAAAACTATGGAAGCTTACTGAGGAAATAACAGGTATCCGTTTCAATCCGGAAACAATCTGAACAGGCTTTTAAAATTATTTTATCCTATTTCAAAATATCAATTTAAAAAAAATGGAAGATTTAAAAGGCAAAATAGCCATTATTACAGGTGGCAATAGTGGCATTGGTTATGCCACAGCCCAAAGATTAAAGGAAAATGGTGCTGAAGTCATCATCACCGGAAGAAGAAAAGAAGCCCTTGAAAAAGCGGCCAAAGATCTGAAGGTAACAGCTATTGTTGCCGATCAATCAAAACTCTCTGATATAGAAAATTTGACCCACCAGGTAAAGAAGCAATTTGGGAAAATTGACATTCTGCTCATCAATGCCGGTATTACAAAATTTGCAATGATAGAAGAAACCACTGAAAACTTATTTGATGAAATAATGAATGTGAATTTCAAGGGTGCTTATTTTACCCTAAGCTGCTTCATTCCTTTGCTTAATAATGACGCCTCAGTGATTATGCTTTCTTCCACTTCAGCAACCATATCCCCTCAAAATGCATCTATATATGCAGCCAGTAAAGCCGCTATTAATGCCGTAGTAAAGATAGCCGCACTAGAGCTGGCTCCAAGAAGAATACGTATTAATGCTGTAAGTCCCGGACCTATTGCTACAGAGATTATGGATAAAATAGGATTGACTGAAGATCTGGAAAACCACCTGATACAAAGTATTCCCCTGAAAAGAATGGGAAAGGCTAAGGAAGTGGCTGACATGATTTACTATTTAACAAGCAAGAATGCAGGTTTCATAACAGGTGCAAACTTTCTGGTAGACGGAGGACAATCCATATAGCCCACACCAACTATTCAAAGAAAGGCGGAATATTCATTTTGCCTTTCTTTATCTTAATAATGATCTTTTAAACAAAGTAAATAATGTTATTTTTTATCTTTACATTATTGATTTCCTTTATAAAAAACAAAAAATCATGGAATACCAGGCCCGTTATATCACAGAAGACATAAAGCTTTCCAGCTATGAAGACAAGTTTTTCAAATCGGATATTATGTTTGACCAACATATGCTGGTTTGGTTTCTTTCAGGAGAAACCAAAATTATACAGGCAGATGCTACGTATGTTTTTGGAAAAGGTGATATTTTTCTCATTCCCAGAAATCAGCTAGCCACTATTATCAATTATCCAAAAAATGGTGAGCCTCACAAAACAGTCGTCATGCATTTATCACCTGAAACTTTAAAGAAGTTTTATGCAGACAAAAATATAAACCCTCAACCACAAAAGTCACATAAGATTTTTTGTTTCAATAATCACCCACTGCTTGAAAGTTGCCTGGCTTCCCTCATCCCCTATTTTGATATGAAAAATATCCCGGAAGATATTGCCTTTATCAAAATTACAGAAGCCATCAGTATTCTCAGAACAGTAAATCTTGAGATTGACCATGTACTTGCCAATTTTGAAGAACCGGGAAAGATTGATCTTGTAGATTATATGGAGAAAAATTTCATGTTCAATCTTCCACTGGAAAAATTCAGCTATCTGACAGGCAGAAGCCTCACTACCTTTAAACGGGATTTTAAAAAATCTTTTACAATGACCCCGCAACGGTGGTTAACTCATAAACGCCTGGAGCTTGCTTATTATCAACTTACGGAAAAGAAAAAAAAACCACTGGAAGTATGCTATGAGGTAGGATTTGAAAACCTTTCCCATTTTTCCTTTGCTTTTAAAAAACAGTTTGGCATTTCCCCAAGTTTCTTAGTATCTTAAATTTATAGTTTCGGTTTAAGCTTATTTTAAATTGGTGATATGTATTTTTTTAATGCATATAAGGTTAAAATCTGTTAATTTCAATTATTATGTAATAAATATTTTTGAGATTTGTTCTGCAACATAAAATATTGTTAATATGAAAAATTTAAAAAAACTTCAAAAAGCAGAATTAAAAACAATTGTCGGAGGTTCTGATTGTATTAGACTTTGTTTTATAAATGACAAGTTAACATGCGTTCCGTATAATTCATGTGGTGGCCCTGGACTGGAGCCATAAAAATTTTTAAAAGTGTTTGAAGAACGCTTATTGAAAACATTTAAAAGGCAACTATCAAATAGTTGTCTTTTTTATACTCCAATTGTTTTGATAATTTTTGCAGGAATTCCTCCTACTACAGCATTATCCGGAACATCTTTGGAAACCACTGCTCCGGCTGCAACCACGGCATTTTCACCAATTGTAACTCCCGGAAGCAGAGTTACATTCGCGCCAATCCATGCATTTTGTTTGATAAAAATAGGTTTACCCACTAATCCTTTTCTATGTTGAGATGCTAAAGGATGGTTTTCAGTTATAAGGCTTACTTTCGGACCAATTAAAACGTTGTCTTCAATGGTAATTCCACCTAAAGTCAGAAAGGTACAGTCGAAGTTAATAAATACATTCTTACCAATATTCAGGTGCTTTCCGTAGTTAATGTAAAGAGGGGTTAATACTGCTACATTCTCAAGTTTCTTATCAACAATATCACTTAATATTTTTACTATCTCATCCGGTTCTGTGGAATTATTTAATTGAATCAATTTTTTCTTAACCTCATAAGAAGCTTCTATTAATTTGTGGATCTCCGGGTCATCAGGCATTATTGTGTCACCATTCAGAAGCCTGGCAAAGATGTTTTTAGTTTGCATAAATCATTTTTTAATAAGAAGCCAAATCCGACATTCAACAATCGGATTTAGCTGTTGCAATATTCAATTATTTCAAATTGGATTTAAAGAAACTATCAAGTTTTTCAAAAGGAATCACATCCACTTTATCATATAAATCTACGTGGATACCACCTGGAATAATCATAAGTTCTTTAGGTTCAGCCGCCGCCTTGTAAGCGTCTTCACTAAAATATCTTGAATGTGCGTTTTCACCTGCAACAATCAATACAGGCCTAGGGGAAATCTCCTTAATATAGCTTAACAAAGGCATATTCATAAATGAAAGTGCACTGGTCACCCTCCAACCGGTTGTGGAATTTACGGAACGTTTATGATAACCTCTAGGCGTTTTATAATAATCATAATAGTCCTTTATAAATTGTGGTTCATTTCCAATTAACTTTTCAGGAAGATGTGCAGCTGGATATGCTGGGTTTCCTGTCTCTGCATCTTTCCAACGTTGAACTCCTAGATCCTCTAACGTTTTGGTACGTTGCTCAAGGGTTACAGCATCATTATATCCTCTTGATATTACCCGCGACATATCGTACATACTGGCCGTTGCGACCGCTTTTATACGTTTATCTATTGCTGCTGCATTAAGTGCCATTCCTCCAAAACCACAAATTCCAATGATCCCAATTTTATTTTGGTCCACATTCTTTTGAAGCCCCAGAAAATCTACTGCAGCACTGAAATCTTCTGTATTGATGTCTGGCGAAGCAGTATCTCTCGGCTCACCTGCGCTTTCACCGGTATAAGAGGGGTCAAAAGCAATAACAGCAAAACCTCTTTTTGCCATTTGATTGGCATACAATCCAGAAGACTGCTCCTTTACCGCTCCAAAAGGCCCGCTGATTGCCAGTGCTGGTAATTTTTCGTTTTCAGCATTTTCAGGAATGTATAAATCTCCGGAAAGCATTATTCCATAACGGTTTTTAAAGAAAACTGCTTTTCGGATTACTTTATCACTTAGCTCGAAAGTATAATGTTTGTTTTTTTCTGTTGTACTCATTTTTCTTTGACCCGATTTGATATTCTGTGCAAATGCTTTCCCAATAAAAAGAAAGGACAAAGCCATTGCTGTTATTACTATTTTCATATCTAAATTATATTTTAAAATTGCTGATACAAAATTAGAAACTACACAGAGTTACAGTTAATGATAATCAAACCAAAAGTTAAGAAATTCAAACCTCGGTCAAACGAAATGCTTTTGGATTGGTTCCTGTTTGTTTTTTGAAGAAATTATTAAAATATGTTGGATAATCAAATCCGAGAGCGAAAGCTATTTCTGAGATATTCCAGTCGGTGTGCAGTAGTAATGCTTTTGCTTCTGTAAGTATACGTTCTCTGATGTGAGTGGTTGTAGATTTTCCAGTGACCTCTTTTACGGCACGATTGAGGTAATTGACATGAACATTCAGATTTTTTGCAAAATCCTGGGCTGATCTTAGTTGCAGAGATTGGTCTGTTGTTTCGATGGGAAATTGTCTTTCCAATAATTCAAGAAAAACGGAAGACAATCTGGATACTGCATTTTTATCCTGATTAAAATCTTTAGCAGGTTCCAGCTTCAAAGACTCATGGATAATCAGACTGATGTAGTTACGAATCAACTCATCCTTATAAATATAATCACTTTCCTGTTCTGCAATCATCTTTTGGAAAATGGTATTGAGAAATAGTCTTTGCTCTTCAGTAATTTTCAGAACGGGAGTTCCGCCTATTTTAAAGAAAGAAGATTGCTGTAAGCTTTCGGAACGCTCAGAATTTTTGAAAAACTCCTCCGAAAAAAGAATGGTGTAACCTCTATAAGTGGTTGAAATCGTTTCCCAGGAATAAGGAATATGTGGGTTTCCAAAAAATAAGACCGTCCCTTCCTGCTCGAAGCTTTTATCAGAATAATGAATTTTGCTTTTCCCCGTTGTAAGACAGATTTTATAGAATTCTTTCCTGCTGTAAATGCGGGTTTCATTTCCGTCCTGCTCAATCTGAAATGCACGGAAACCTTTTAGTTTTAGCTCAGTATTAAATTCAGAAACAACTCTCTTTAACTTTTCTTCCATTTTTCAAAATTAAGAAAATCAAACCATACACGTAACCATTAAAATGTAATTGAGTAAGACTTTATTGTTCCCACATGAAAATAGAGCCTTAATTATAAACAGCAATAAATCCTATATATATTATTTAGAATAAGTAAAAATAATATATCTTTGCACCTGTCATATTTTAAATAATATGTATTTAAGAAACCTTGTACCGTAGCATTATCAGCAATGAAGATTAACTCATACAAAATGGCTAAAATTACAGCCGCTCTTTTATATTTTTCTTATTCATTATCCTCAAAAGCTTCTGCAGAGGTTCCCTTTATCTCTGAAAACCATTTATATAAGTATTCCCTTCAGGTACAGCAAAAAGGTAATGTAAGTGGCCGTATTGTAAACGCAGAGGGTAGACCTTTGGCCAATGCACAGGTTCAGTTAACAGGAATAGGAAGTACCCAGTCAGACAAAGGAGGCTATTTTAAATTTGAAGGGGTAATGTATGGGAAATATGAACTTGTAATTAGCTTAGAGGGTTTTGATAGCATAACTCAATCTATTGAAGTGTATGAAGAAAATCTTGAATTTACGGAACCAATTGTTATGCAAGCTGCAGGACATAATTTGGATGAAGTTGTTGTTACTGCGAGCAGATTGGCGGAACACATTGATGAGGTTCCGTCATCAATAACCTATATTGGAGGTAAAACGCTAGACCAGCAGCGACAGATCAACGATAACCTTCCGTCTATCCTGATGCAAAAGGTACCCAGTATCTCCCCCAGTGAGGAGAGTCAGAATAATTTTATTGCCAAAATCCGTGGACGAAACTTTTTGGTACTGATAGACGGAATACCACAATCTACTCCTTTACGTAATGGCGGACGCGATCTACGCACTATTGATGCCAGTGCAATAGATCATATTGAAGTAATCAATGGTGCAACGGCCATGTATGGTAACGGGGCTGCAGGCGGTGTAATCAACTATATTACTAAAAAACCGAAAAAAAATAAAAAACTTAGTTCATCCACTTATCTCAATAATTCACTGAGCCTTGTAAGACCCAACGAAACTTATGGCTACAATATTGCACAGATATTTTCCGGGCAGGTTGGTAAATGGGATTATGTTTTACAGGGTAAAATGGGTCGTACCGGTGTTATCCGAAGTTCCGATGCAACAATTGTAAGCCCCTTTTATGGGCTGGGTGAAACGCGGTCCTATAATACATTGGCTAAGATCGGATACCAGATTGCGCCGGATCATCATATAGAGCTGATGGGGAACTATTACAGCAGTTTGCAGGACAGCAAGTATGCAGGCACAACCGGTAAGTTTGGAGAATCACCGGCAGTTGGTATTCCTTCTGATGCGGCAGCTAATGGTGGCACACCATACAACAAAGCATTACATCTAAAGTATGATGGGCAATATGGAAGAACAGCAGCTAATCTGAGCTTATACTATGAAGATATGAATACGGTTTTTGAAACTTATAATCAAAACTATTCAGATCATAAAGGGGCCAGACTCAATTTCAATACTCCCTTCCAACTTGGCACCGCTTCCAAAGTTTCTCTTATTTACGGTATAGACCTTCTGAAGGACCATACGGTACAGAAAACGCTGAAAGACGAGCTGGTAACTCCGGATATGAATATGAATAATCTTGCCCTTTACATACAGAGTAAAGTAAATATAGGCACCGACTGGATTTTAAAAGGAGGAATACGTTATGAAAATATCCGGTTTAACGTTGGGGATCTGACCAAAAACGGTAAACTTACCGTTGGTGAAAATAATCATTCGGATGCTTTTGTATTTAACCTGACAACACGATATAATAAATATAACTACCTACAGCCTTTTGCTTCTTTTTCACAAGGATATTCAATTGGTGATGTGGGGCTTATTCTACGCAATGGCGTACCACTGAGTCAGATTGATCCTAAGCCTGTTGTGGTTAATAATTTCGAATTCGGAGTAAATGGTAAGATGGATATTTGGGATTACCAGCTGACTGGTTATTACAGTACCTCTAAAAAAGGAACTACATTCGCTGAAACTTCCATACCAGGCAATTACGAACTGAGCCAGGTACCTCAACGTATTTATGGAGTGGAACTTGTTGCTAATGTGAAACCTGTTCAGTGGCTGACAGTTGGGACAGTGCTTGGTTATATGGATGGCCGTCAGGATCTGAAAAATGTGGGAGATTTTAAGGATAAGCTGGACAATTCCATCATTTCACCTTTCAAAATTAATTTAAGTGTTGATGTTAAGCTATCCGAGCAGTGGAATGTTTATCTGCAATACCTGCATCTAGGAAAAAGAGATGTATTTCCCGCTGAAGCATATAATTATGGGAAATACCCTATTTCAGGATATAATCTTGTAGATCTGCAAACGAAATATAAGTATCAAAACTTTACTTTCATGTTCTCTGTCAATAATCTGTTCAATGCTGATTATTATCCGGTTCATGCCGAAGTAAGAGGTGCAACCAATGAAGGACGTTATTATATCAAAGGATCAGGAACTGTGGCCAATCTGGGAATACAATTTGATCTTTAAGCTTTTACGGATAAACAACAGGCCAGGCAAATTTATGATCAGTGGCAAACTCACGGATGAGCTAAGGTATGCCTGACCAAAACTCAGCAATAAATAATTTTTGAATACTAACAATATACACTACAATGTATTTGAGATCTTTTTGAAAAGTGGTACAATGCTCCAATTATTAAATCAAAAAAATAATTAAATATCCTTATCACATGAATTGGTGGATGATTTCACAGATCATTACTGCACTTCCATTTCTTTTTTCAGGTTCTCAATAAAATCAGATGGGGTTAGCCCCGTCTCCTTTTTAAAAACAGTCTGGAAAGCCCTGAAACTTGAGTAGCCGCATATTTCAGCCAAAGAACTGATTTTATACCTCCTGTACGTAGAGTCTTCATAAAGTTTTCTGGTAATATACCCAATTCTGAGACTGTTAATATAATTATTGAAATTTTTGTTCTTATGGTATTTTATGACCTCTGAAAGGTATTTTGTATTGGTATTGAAACTAACGGCAAGCTTGGCAAGGGTAAGATCTGTTTTGAGATACTTTTCGGATCTTTCAAATTTTGATATCTTATCCAAAAGTTGATTGATTGTTTCCTCTGACATTGCTATTGGAGCTCCTATTACTTTTTGTTTATCTTTTTCCTTTCCGGCATTCTTATCTTCAGATTCATTTTTTATTTTTTCAATGAGTTCATGAAATCTCTGCTGTAAAAGTTTATTTCTTTTCTTCCAATAATACCAAACTCCACCACATCCTATTATGATTGCTGCCAAAAAAATATACAAATAGGTTTTGAGAATATTGTTCTTTTCTATGTCTTTTCCTTTTTTAATTGCGTTAGTGACCTTATTTACAGAATGTTTTTCTGCCGTTTTTATACTGTCTTTCAGTTCCGTAAGAAGCAGACTGTATTTTTTTCCTTCTTCACTATTGTTTTTTGCAAGGTAAGCATCCATCAAAACTTCATAAAAAATTTCCCTGCTGGCGGGCGAAGAGATTTTCCGTTCTAAATCCAACCCTTTCTGCGCATAAAGGATGGCTTTATCATGATCTTTCTGATCAAAATAAAAATCCCCAGCCGTCCTGTACAAATTCATTTCATTAAATGAGCTTATCTCTTTGGTTTCAGCAATCTTCAAAGATTTCAAAAGATATTTCTCTGCGGTCTTGGGTTCACCAGGTTTCATGATCCATAGATAATATAAAGCCAGATTACCCTGTATAGAGGCAATGAGATCATATTTCTGATTCTGGGATACCAGATCACTTTTATCGGAAATCTTTTCTGCTTCATCCAAACCTTTTAAAAGGCATAAACGTACAGAATCAGACTGTTTTTTACTGTGGTCAAAAAATGATGAATAATTAGAATAGAACAAACTTCCATAATAATGACGGGCATCATTATTCTTGATTTTTTCCATATATCTTCTTGAAGCCTGATAAGCTTTATGGGAATCTTCCAGAAATCCCAGATCCCCTAATGAACGTGCTTTCATCCTATACATATTAGAAACATCGTAGGGGGGAGAGTTCTTATTGATGCTGCTTTCCAGATCCGTTGAAACTTCAATAACCTTCTCGGCATTATCCAATGTTGAATACGTTCTTACCAGCTCTGCGCCTATCCTGAAGGCAATATAATATTTATTATTCTTTGCGATCTTGTAATTTTTTTCCAGTTCCTGTATTGTATTGTTCACAATGCCAGTGTTATCTATTCCTTTCTGCAACTGCTTCAGTTCTTTTTTTAACTGTTCTTCAGATTTCTGGCTTTTTCCTAAAGCAGGCAGTAGTAAAGCAATAAAAAATAAAATAGTTCCGTAATATCTCATTCAGTTTGAATTCAATAGGTTATTTGTTCAGGTATTTTGTAAATATATATTTTTTTTTTAAACAAATTAACCATTATATCATCCTATTCCTTGCTATTCAATCACAAAACCATTAAAGAAATTCATCACTAAAAAATCAGGAGATTCAAATTTTCGCGTTCAGGGAAACATAGAGATCAGGATATTAATTATCCGGAAGTTTAGGCTTTATTTTTGTTTTGCCTGCGAAAGCTTCCGGGTGTCTCGCCTGTCCGGCTTTTGAAAAACTTTGAAAAATTAGAAGGATCATATGTAAATTTTCTGGCCACTTCAGCGATGGATATGTCTTCTTTTAATAATATTTCTTTTGTTATTTTTATAATTCTGAAATCGTAGAAATAGCTGGGATGATTTCCAAATTCATGCTGAATAACATTGATAAGATGTTTATGGGAAATTCCCAATTCTGATGCAATCTGATGCAAACCCATGAAATCTGCCGTTCTTGCAGAAATAACATCGTCTATATGACGGTCTAAAAATTCAAAATATTTCTCTGAAATTTCTTCACTTCTGCTTTTCTTTTTTCTTCCATTCATGTTGTTTTTGTTTTTACCTTATCGTCAGGCTGATTACCTTTAAAAATTATAAGAACCTGGAGTAATCAAATGAGAAAACTGACGGTATAATTATAAAACATGAACAACTTTTCCCATCTTTATCTCTTGTATTTCGCTCACAGGATTACTGGTCAGTCATTACAATATTAAGATACAGATGCTTCTCCAACAAATATTACAGGGGATGATTTCTGAATTATTCCAAACAAATTTTATTCTGTGACAGGCGTTTTACAAGAAATAAAAACTGATTATCAGGCACATATGATTATCCCTGATAAATACACAAAAAAAATTGTTCTTTACCAGACTT
Coding sequences:
- a CDS encoding TonB-dependent receptor: MAKITAALLYFSYSLSSKASAEVPFISENHLYKYSLQVQQKGNVSGRIVNAEGRPLANAQVQLTGIGSTQSDKGGYFKFEGVMYGKYELVISLEGFDSITQSIEVYEENLEFTEPIVMQAAGHNLDEVVVTASRLAEHIDEVPSSITYIGGKTLDQQRQINDNLPSILMQKVPSISPSEESQNNFIAKIRGRNFLVLIDGIPQSTPLRNGGRDLRTIDASAIDHIEVINGATAMYGNGAAGGVINYITKKPKKNKKLSSSTYLNNSLSLVRPNETYGYNIAQIFSGQVGKWDYVLQGKMGRTGVIRSSDATIVSPFYGLGETRSYNTLAKIGYQIAPDHHIELMGNYYSSLQDSKYAGTTGKFGESPAVGIPSDAAANGGTPYNKALHLKYDGQYGRTAANLSLYYEDMNTVFETYNQNYSDHKGARLNFNTPFQLGTASKVSLIYGIDLLKDHTVQKTLKDELVTPDMNMNNLALYIQSKVNIGTDWILKGGIRYENIRFNVGDLTKNGKLTVGENNHSDAFVFNLTTRYNKYNYLQPFASFSQGYSIGDVGLILRNGVPLSQIDPKPVVVNNFEFGVNGKMDIWDYQLTGYYSTSKKGTTFAETSIPGNYELSQVPQRIYGVELVANVKPVQWLTVGTVLGYMDGRQDLKNVGDFKDKLDNSIISPFKINLSVDVKLSEQWNVYLQYLHLGKRDVFPAEAYNYGKYPISGYNLVDLQTKYKYQNFTFMFSVNNLFNADYYPVHAEVRGATNEGRYYIKGSGTVANLGIQFDL
- a CDS encoding helix-turn-helix domain-containing protein; its protein translation is MRYYGTILFFIALLLPALGKSQKSEEQLKKELKQLQKGIDNTGIVNNTIQELEKNYKIAKNNKYYIAFRIGAELVRTYSTLDNAEKVIEVSTDLESSINKNSPPYDVSNMYRMKARSLGDLGFLEDSHKAYQASRRYMEKIKNNDARHYYGSLFYSNYSSFFDHSKKQSDSVRLCLLKGLDEAEKISDKSDLVSQNQKYDLIASIQGNLALYYLWIMKPGEPKTAEKYLLKSLKIAETKEISSFNEMNLYRTAGDFYFDQKDHDKAILYAQKGLDLERKISSPASREIFYEVLMDAYLAKNNSEEGKKYSLLLTELKDSIKTAEKHSVNKVTNAIKKGKDIEKNNILKTYLYIFLAAIIIGCGGVWYYWKKRNKLLQQRFHELIEKIKNESEDKNAGKEKDKQKVIGAPIAMSEETINQLLDKISKFERSEKYLKTDLTLAKLAVSFNTNTKYLSEVIKYHKNKNFNNYINSLRIGYITRKLYEDSTYRRYKISSLAEICGYSSFRAFQTVFKKETGLTPSDFIENLKKEMEVQ
- a CDS encoding helix-turn-helix domain-containing protein; translated protein: MNGRKKKSRSEEISEKYFEFLDRHIDDVISARTADFMGLHQIASELGISHKHLINVIQHEFGNHPSYFYDFRIIKITKEILLKEDISIAEVARKFTYDPSNFSKFFKSRTGETPGSFRRQNKNKA